In one window of Paraburkholderia phymatum STM815 DNA:
- a CDS encoding sulfate ABC transporter substrate-binding protein, whose translation MGIRNTGFARAGKARRLVAVLALGVASALGMVAQARADTTLLNVSYDPTRELYQDVNQAFGKAWKAKTGEAVTFKQSHGGSGAQARSVIDGLQADVVTLALAYDVDALSNKGLIERNWQKRLPDNASPYTSTIVFLVRKGNPKHIKDWDDLVKPGVSIVTPNPKTSGGARWNYLAAWAYAAHLPGGNDQKAKEFVSKLYKNAGVLDSGARGATTSFVQRGIGDVLIAWENEAFLSIKEFGPDKFEIVVPSASILAEPPVAVVDKVVDKHGTRKLAEAYLNFLYSEEGQEIAAKNFYRPRSNKVPVALTGKFPKLKLYTVDDAFGGWANAQKTHFADGGVFDSIYQPQ comes from the coding sequence ATGGGTATTCGGAATACGGGGTTCGCACGAGCAGGGAAAGCCAGGCGGCTGGTCGCGGTGCTCGCACTGGGCGTCGCGTCGGCACTCGGGATGGTCGCGCAAGCGCGCGCCGATACCACGCTGCTGAACGTCTCCTACGATCCGACCCGCGAGCTGTATCAGGACGTCAATCAGGCGTTCGGCAAGGCGTGGAAGGCGAAGACGGGCGAGGCGGTGACCTTCAAGCAGTCGCACGGCGGCTCGGGTGCGCAGGCGCGCTCCGTGATCGACGGCCTGCAGGCGGATGTCGTGACGCTCGCGCTGGCTTATGACGTCGATGCGCTCTCGAACAAGGGCTTGATCGAGCGGAACTGGCAAAAGCGTTTGCCCGACAACGCGTCACCGTACACGTCGACGATCGTGTTTCTGGTGCGCAAGGGCAACCCGAAGCACATCAAGGATTGGGACGATCTGGTGAAGCCGGGCGTGTCGATCGTCACGCCGAATCCGAAGACCTCGGGCGGCGCGCGCTGGAACTATCTGGCGGCGTGGGCGTATGCAGCGCATCTGCCGGGCGGCAACGACCAGAAGGCGAAGGAGTTCGTTTCGAAGCTGTACAAGAACGCAGGCGTGCTCGACTCCGGGGCGCGCGGCGCGACGACGAGCTTCGTGCAGCGCGGGATCGGCGACGTGCTGATCGCATGGGAAAACGAAGCGTTTCTGTCGATCAAGGAGTTCGGCCCGGACAAGTTCGAGATCGTGGTGCCGTCGGCGAGCATTCTGGCCGAGCCGCCCGTCGCCGTGGTCGACAAAGTGGTGGACAAGCACGGCACGCGCAAGCTCGCCGAAGCGTACCTGAACTTCCTCTACAGCGAGGAGGGCCAGGAGATCGCGGCGAAGAACTTCTACCGGCCGCGCTCGAACAAGGTGCCCGTCGCGCTGACCGGGAAGTTTCCGAAGCTGAAGTTGTACACGGTCGACGACGCGTTCGGCGGCTGGGCGAATGCGCAGAAGACGCACTTTGCCGACGGCGGCGTGTTCGATTCGATTTACCAGCCGCAGTGA
- the nodI gene encoding nodulation factor ABC transporter ATP-binding protein NodI: MSEAAIEFHQVEKHYGEKIVVDGLSFHVRAGECFGLLGPNGAGKTTTLRMLLGIAAPDAGSIRLCGEPIPGRSRFARARVGVVPQFDNLDPDFTVRENLLVFGRYFGLSAAQCRAMVPTLLEFARLESKAEARVGELSGGMKRRLTLARALINDPDVLIMDEPTTGLDPQARHLIWERLRSLLARGKTILLTTHFMEEAERLCHRLCVIEEGRKIAEGAPNELIASEIGCDVIEVYGPDPATLRDELAPLSVRTEISGETLFCYVDDPQPIHALLKQRAGLRYLHRPANLEDVFLRLTGREMQD; the protein is encoded by the coding sequence ATGTCTGAAGCTGCTATCGAATTCCATCAGGTCGAAAAGCACTATGGCGAGAAAATCGTCGTCGACGGCCTGTCGTTTCATGTGCGCGCAGGCGAATGCTTTGGGCTGCTCGGTCCCAACGGCGCAGGCAAGACGACCACACTGCGCATGCTGCTGGGCATCGCAGCGCCCGATGCGGGCAGCATCCGCCTGTGCGGCGAACCGATTCCGGGCCGCTCGCGTTTCGCGCGGGCGCGCGTCGGTGTCGTGCCGCAGTTCGACAATCTCGATCCCGACTTCACGGTCCGCGAAAACCTGCTCGTGTTCGGCCGCTACTTCGGTCTGTCCGCCGCGCAATGCCGGGCGATGGTGCCGACGCTGCTCGAATTCGCTCGGCTCGAGAGCAAGGCCGAGGCGCGCGTCGGCGAGCTGTCGGGCGGCATGAAGCGACGCCTCACGCTCGCCCGCGCACTCATCAACGATCCGGACGTGCTCATCATGGACGAGCCGACCACGGGCCTTGATCCGCAAGCGCGTCATCTGATCTGGGAACGGCTGCGCTCGCTGCTCGCACGCGGCAAGACGATCCTGCTGACCACGCACTTCATGGAAGAAGCAGAGCGTCTGTGTCACCGGCTGTGTGTGATCGAGGAAGGTCGCAAGATTGCGGAAGGCGCGCCGAACGAACTGATCGCGTCGGAAATCGGCTGCGACGTGATCGAAGTGTATGGCCCGGACCCGGCGACGCTGCGCGACGAACTGGCGCCGCTCTCCGTACGCACCGAGATCAGCGGCGAGACGCTCTTCTGCTATGTCGACGATCCACAGCCCATTCATGCGCTGCTCAAGCAGCGCGCGGGGCTGCGTTATCTGCACCGCCCGGCCAATCTCGAAGACGTCTTTCTGCGGCTGACCGGCCGCGAAATGCAGGACTGA
- the lexA gene encoding transcriptional repressor LexA — MTKLTARQQQVFDLIRRAIERTGFPPTRAEIAAELGFSSANSAEEHLRALARKGVIELAAGASRGIRLIAGQDDLPHQFTLPHASIMQLSLPLVGRVAAGSPILAQEHISQTYMCDPSLFSSKPDYLLKVRGLSMRDAGIFDGDLLAVQKKSEAKDGQIIVARLGDDVTVKRLKRRPDGLELIAENPDYENIFVQAGSAEFALEGIAVGLIRPSEF; from the coding sequence ATGACCAAACTTACCGCACGTCAGCAACAGGTTTTCGATCTGATCCGCCGCGCCATCGAGCGCACGGGCTTCCCGCCCACGCGGGCCGAGATCGCGGCCGAACTCGGCTTCAGTTCGGCCAACTCGGCGGAAGAGCATCTGCGGGCGCTGGCGCGCAAAGGTGTCATCGAACTGGCAGCGGGCGCGTCGCGCGGCATCCGGCTCATCGCCGGTCAGGACGACTTGCCGCATCAGTTCACGCTGCCGCACGCGAGCATCATGCAGTTGTCGCTGCCGCTCGTCGGCCGTGTGGCCGCGGGCAGTCCGATCCTCGCGCAAGAACATATCTCGCAAACGTATATGTGCGACCCGTCGCTGTTCTCGAGCAAGCCCGACTACCTGTTGAAGGTGCGCGGCCTGTCGATGCGCGACGCGGGCATCTTCGACGGCGACCTGCTCGCCGTGCAGAAAAAGAGCGAAGCGAAAGACGGCCAGATCATCGTTGCGCGTCTGGGCGACGACGTGACCGTGAAGCGTCTGAAGCGGCGGCCTGATGGGCTCGAGCTGATCGCCGAGAACCCCGATTACGAGAATATTTTTGTTCAGGCCGGCAGTGCGGAGTTCGCGCTCGAAGGCATCGCGGTCGGTCTGATCCGGCCGTCGGAATTCTAA
- a CDS encoding DUF2939 domain-containing protein, whose amino-acid sequence MAGLIRMRGAVGRSVLIALVAIVVVAALGYAYASPYVALDRLKRAADSRDVETVNEYVDYPALRGSLKQQVTGLLTRRLDVQHNGNPLAAIGAMIGVALIGPLVDAYATPDGVAALLNGMPPRGEPGERPSPPPASPAGNATGTSAGNVKPAPVPGSGAANANGTTPPQPPQTTAGYRGINEFVVSYQHGVGDTRYSAIFRRDGLFMWKLSAVDLNG is encoded by the coding sequence ATGGCAGGCCTGATTCGTATGAGAGGCGCGGTTGGCCGGTCGGTATTGATCGCGCTGGTCGCGATCGTCGTCGTAGCCGCGCTGGGCTATGCATACGCGTCGCCGTACGTAGCGCTCGACCGGCTCAAACGCGCCGCGGATTCGCGCGACGTCGAAACGGTCAATGAATACGTCGACTATCCCGCGCTGCGCGGCAGTCTCAAGCAGCAGGTCACTGGGCTGCTGACGCGCCGGCTCGACGTACAGCACAACGGCAATCCACTTGCCGCGATCGGCGCGATGATCGGTGTCGCGTTGATTGGCCCGCTCGTCGATGCCTATGCGACACCCGATGGCGTCGCCGCGCTGCTCAACGGCATGCCGCCGCGCGGCGAGCCGGGCGAGCGCCCGTCTCCGCCGCCCGCCTCGCCGGCCGGCAACGCGACGGGCACGTCCGCCGGGAATGTAAAGCCCGCGCCTGTGCCCGGCTCAGGCGCGGCGAACGCCAACGGCACGACGCCGCCACAGCCGCCCCAAACGACGGCTGGCTACCGCGGCATCAATGAGTTCGTCGTGAGCTATCAGCACGGCGTCGGCGACACGCGCTATTCGGCGATCTTCCGTCGCGACGGACTGTTTATGTGGAAGCTGTCAGCCGTCGATCTGAACGGCTGA
- a CDS encoding universal stress protein, with protein sequence MASYNKILLCYDGSREGRKALRCGANLAMDLGAETHLLSVVDMRSSIAQSAGLLTDVACGSFEKTAREILQEGVDWLTERGVKATGHFAFGHPIDEIASLASELHVDLVVVGHRCRTGLSRWWMGAGNTPLLDRVSCSILVACSSAAEEEQAAA encoded by the coding sequence ATGGCGAGCTACAACAAGATTCTGCTGTGCTACGACGGCTCGCGCGAAGGCCGCAAGGCATTGCGTTGCGGTGCGAATCTGGCGATGGATCTGGGCGCGGAAACGCATTTGTTATCGGTCGTCGACATGCGATCGAGCATCGCGCAAAGCGCGGGCCTACTGACGGACGTTGCTTGCGGCAGCTTCGAGAAGACCGCGCGCGAGATCCTGCAGGAAGGCGTCGACTGGCTCACTGAGCGCGGCGTGAAGGCGACGGGGCATTTCGCGTTCGGTCACCCGATCGACGAGATCGCGTCGCTGGCGAGCGAGCTGCACGTCGATCTCGTCGTGGTCGGGCATCGCTGCCGCACGGGCTTGTCACGCTGGTGGATGGGGGCGGGCAACACGCCGTTGCTGGACCGTGTGTCATGCAGCATTCTGGTCGCATGTTCATCGGCTGCCGAAGAGGAGCAAGCGGCAGCGTGA
- a CDS encoding ABC transporter permease, producing the protein MDARTYDSPDHHASMRERFAALPANAVNWMAVWRRNYLVWRKLALASMFGNLADPMIYLFGLGFGLGLMVGHVDGVSYISFLAAGTVASSVMMSASFESMYSGFSRMHVQRTWEAIMHTPLTLGDIVLGEVVWAGSKAVLSGVAIMLVAGALGYASFPSMLIALPVIVLAGLAFASTAMIVTALAPSYDFFMFYQTLVLTPMLLLSGVFFPLSQLPRAAQIAAQLLPLVHAVDLIRPAMLDRPIDDAALHVAVLATYVVVPFCVSAVLLRRRMMR; encoded by the coding sequence ATGGACGCACGCACCTACGATTCCCCCGACCATCACGCGTCGATGCGCGAGCGCTTCGCCGCGCTGCCCGCGAACGCCGTCAACTGGATGGCCGTCTGGCGGCGCAACTATCTGGTGTGGCGCAAGCTCGCGCTCGCATCGATGTTCGGCAATCTCGCCGATCCGATGATCTATCTGTTCGGGCTGGGCTTCGGCCTGGGGCTGATGGTCGGGCATGTCGACGGCGTGTCGTACATCTCGTTCCTCGCGGCGGGCACGGTGGCCTCGAGCGTGATGATGTCGGCGAGCTTCGAGTCGATGTATTCCGGCTTTTCGCGGATGCACGTCCAGCGCACGTGGGAGGCGATCATGCACACGCCGCTCACGCTCGGCGACATCGTGCTGGGGGAAGTCGTGTGGGCGGGCAGCAAGGCCGTGCTGTCGGGCGTCGCGATCATGCTGGTGGCGGGCGCGCTCGGCTATGCGAGCTTTCCGTCGATGCTGATCGCACTGCCCGTCATCGTGCTGGCGGGTCTCGCGTTCGCCAGCACCGCGATGATCGTGACGGCGCTCGCGCCCTCGTACGATTTCTTCATGTTCTACCAGACGCTGGTGCTCACACCGATGCTGCTACTCTCGGGCGTCTTCTTCCCGCTGTCACAATTGCCGCGCGCCGCGCAGATCGCGGCGCAACTGCTGCCGCTCGTGCATGCCGTCGATCTGATCCGGCCGGCCATGCTCGACCGTCCGATCGACGACGCCGCGCTGCATG